The Capra hircus breed San Clemente unplaced genomic scaffold, ASM170441v1, whole genome shotgun sequence genome has a segment encoding these proteins:
- the PRRG3 gene encoding transmembrane gamma-carboxyglutamic acid protein 3, with amino-acid sequence MAVFLEAKNAHSVLKRFPRANEFLEELRQGTIERECMEEVCSYEEVKEVFEDKEKTMEFWKGYPNAVYSVRDPAQSSDAMYVVVPLLGVALLIVIALFIIWRCQLQKATRHHPSYAQNRYLASRAGHSLPRVMVYRGTVHSQGEASGHRETGSHPQVVLGPSRGGRTTVRLESTLYLPELSLSRLSSATPPPSYEEVTAPQESSSEEASVSYSDPPPKYEEIVAANPGSDK; translated from the exons ATGGCAG TgtttctggaggccaagaatgcccATTCGGTCCTGAAACGCTTCCCTCGTGCCAATGAGTTCCTGGAGGAGCTGCGCCAGGGCACCATCGAGCGGGAGTGCATGGAAGAGGTCTGCAGCTATGAGGAGGTCAAGGAGGTTTTCGAGGACAAGGAGAAAACG ATGGAGTTCTGGAAGGGGTACCCGAATGCGGTCTACTCAGTTCGAGACCCTGCACAGAGCTCAGATGCCATGTATGTGGTGGTGCCCCTTCTGGGGGTGGCGTTGCTGATCGTCATCGCCTTGTTCATAATCTGGAGGTGCCAGCTGCAGAAAGCCACCCGTCATCACCCTTCATATGCTCAGAACCGGTACCTAGCGAGTCGCGCGGGGCACAGCCTCCCTCGGGTCATGGTGTACCGGGGCACGGTGCACAGCCAGGGGGAGGCCTCTGGGCATCGGGAGACAGGGAGCCACCCACAGGTGGTGCTGGGGCCCAGTCGGGGAGGCAGAACCACCGTCCGGCTTGAGAGCACCCTCTACCTTCCCGAGCTGTCTCTCTCCAGACTGTCCAGTGCCACCCCTCCCCCGTCCTATGAGGAGGTGACCGCTCCCCAGGAGAGCAGCAGCGAGGAGGCAAGCGTGTCTTACAGTGACCCACCGCCGAAGTATGAGGAGATTGTGGCGGCCAACCCTGGCTCAGACAAGTAG